CTGAAGGGTTTGTACCAACATCAATACTCCCTATAACATTTCCGTTACTATCACTAATATCAACTACACCTTGTTGAATATCATTTGGAAAATATACTTCAAAAGTTGATGTGCTTCCTTTATCGTGAGCAATAGCGTCACTTCCAAGGTCAGCTGTTTTACCGATTGCTGCGATAGTTGAGAATTGTTGTGCATTACCTAAAGATTTAGTAAGGTTCTCTAGAGCTGTTTTTGTATTATCCGATGCTTCAAGTGCCGCCAGTTGGGAAGTTTGCGTTAAAATCTTCTCGGTATCCATAGGCTCTGTAGGATCTTGGTATTGCAGTTGCACTAAAAGCAGTTTCATAAAGTCATCTTTTCCTAGTGCAGTTTTGTTCTCAACTGCAGCAGTCGTATCTGCTACAGTTCCGTATGTTGCTACATTTTCTCCATAAGCATTAATTGCCATGACTTATCCTTTATGCATAATTAGGAACTACAATCTCTAAGGAGTTTACAATCTCCTCATTTGTGTCCTCATTTTGAAAATAACCGTACTCTTCTTGAGCATTTTGACGGTTATGTTGTTGCTGGTGAGCGTGCGATCCAGCACCGCTTTGGTCACCTTGCGACATATTACTAAAGTTCAATGAAGCATTTTGTATTCCACTATTGTTTAACTGTACTTTTAAGTCATTGGCATTCATTGCCAGAGTATTAATAGCAGCATTGTTGGAACTCAAATTAATATGTAAGTTTTTACCGCGTTGTATTACTGTTAGATCAATCTCTCCAAGCTTTTGAGGGTTTAGTTGTACCTTTACTCTTGTAAACGGTGGCTTATACTCTTCAATAGCCTGTTTAACATCTTGTGAAAGATATTTGATCATCTGTTTTGCTTCATTTATCTTCACTTCAAAGCTATCTGTTTTTTGTACATGCATGTCTGATTTAGCTTCAGTATGATTATGCACTACATTCTCACCTTTTAAAAGAGAATCTAAATTCTCATCGGCATCTGTTTTTGCCTGTGGAGCTATAACTCTGGCTGTTGCTACAGAGAAATCTGCCGTTAAATTTGTCTCATTTTTACGTACTTTTTCTCCACGTAATAGTAACTCCAAAGTATTTTGTGTTTTTTGCTTTTGTGTTTTATCGATCTCATTACCAACTTTCACATTTACAAGCTGTTGTGTAGTGATTTCAACCG
This window of the Sulfurimonas sp. C5 genome carries:
- a CDS encoding FlgD immunoglobulin-like domain containing protein, yielding MAINAYGENVATYGTVADTTAAVENKTALGKDDFMKLLLVQLQYQDPTEPMDTEKILTQTSQLAALEASDNTKTALENLTKSLGNAQQFSTIAAIGKTADLGSDAIAHDKGSTSTFEVYFPNDIQQGVVDISDSNGNVIGSIDVGTNPSGVYSFDWDGMTTAGEAAESGIYHVSARYSDSNGNNQTTRLGAYPIESVRFDQGSTYVKVGSSYVPLDSVVEVY
- a CDS encoding flagellar hook-length control protein FliK, whose product is MIGLELKADTKTPSKLVLSSQDSQQDKLPSTLSFASLLSGITDQDKDLKLPQNGTLVLSLKDNVTEQNTKDTKHSSTASSILSLLKDEEIQTPKNEVKPLELNPQLTEDKTVSELKVIIKEAKQYLKNKIISLEGFKKSEIASLPKTLKGLVQVAQKFGIDVSKVTLEEVKQSITPKLPKEELKTIVKLEKDLEIKSEKVVKKAVQKNNEVELKEQPQVKQQVKTEEKPVQVQQTPLFKTQTKPVEITTQQLVNVKVGNEIDKTQKQKTQNTLELLLRGEKVRKNETNLTADFSVATARVIAPQAKTDADENLDSLLKGENVVHNHTEAKSDMHVQKTDSFEVKINEAKQMIKYLSQDVKQAIEEYKPPFTRVKVQLNPQKLGEIDLTVIQRGKNLHINLSSNNAAINTLAMNANDLKVQLNNSGIQNASLNFSNMSQGDQSGAGSHAHQQQHNRQNAQEEYGYFQNEDTNEEIVNSLEIVVPNYA